From Mucilaginibacter gotjawali:
TTTCAAGTTTTCTTAACCCCATTTTTTATGGAACGTTCTTACGTTCGCAAATAATCAACCCCCCACCCGGGCTAAAAACCGCAAACCGCAGCTTCTTTCGGACTTTCGGTCTTTCCCGACTTTCGGTCTCCCACAACTGTATCATAACCGTACACCAGTGTTACACCTTCGAACAGTTCTATTCGTAAACAAAAATATATACTATTGATTTTCAGCGTAGTAAGTGTTTGGTATGTATTTTAAACTAAGATGTTCGGAGGAGACAGAAAATTGCGCTTTACATTGTCTGAAACATAGGGAAATAGATGATTGAATATATTAAATACCATGATTAAAAACTTCATTATAACAGCCTGGCGTAGCCTTAAAACAAACAGGGTTTTCTCATTTATTAATGTATTTGGTTTGTCGGTTGGGCTTGCCTGTTGTATGCTGATAGGGGCCTATTTATACCAGGAATTGACATATGACAGGTATGCGGTAAATGCAAACCAGCTTTACAGGGTTGAGCTTCATTCAAACGGCAACAACTCAGCGGCCGATTTTCCAAGCGTGGATGTCGCGGTGGGGCAGGGAATTAAAAATGCGTTTCCGGAAGTATTAGATTTTACAAGGTTAACGCGCAGAGGGCCGGTATTTGTAAAATACGCGCAAAATGAGTTTAAAGAAAATGCTATTTCGATTGCCGATCCTAATTTCTTTCGCCTGTTCTCTATTCCGGTAATTGAGGGCGATGGCAAAACAGCACTTACCGAACCCAAAAGTGTTGTCATCACAAAGGCTTTTGAGAAGAAGTATTTCGGGAGTTCAAGCGGGCTTGGAAAAGCAATTATTATTGGAAACGACCTGGTAAAAGTTACCGGGATAATTAATGAGCTTCCGGCTACTTCTCATTTCCATGCAGACGCATTCATCAGTATGGCAACTTACGTTACGCCAAATTCCAGGCAAACCTGGAGTAATGTTGGCTATTTTACCTACCTGTTACTGAATAAAAACGCCGATCCGAAAAAATTGGAGGCGGGTTTTCCGCAATTGGTTGCAAAGTTTGTGGTGCCCGAAATTCAGCACGACATGGGCGTGAGCCTTTCCGAAGCACAAAAATCAGTAAACTCGTTTATCTTCTTTTTACAGCCCCTTACCTATATTCATTTGCATTCGGCAACAAAATATGAATTTGAAGCCAACGGCGACATTCATTACGTTTATATATTTGGTGCCCTGGCAATATTTATTTTGCTGCTGGCCTGCATCAATTTCACCAACTTATCTACCGCAAGCGCTACCCGGCGATCCAAAGAGATCGGGATCCGTAAGGTACTCGGTTCCGCAAAAAACAGCATTGTTTCCCAGTTCCTGGTGGAATCGGTTATGCTTACTTTTTTGGCTATGCTTATTGCCATAGGCTTAGTTTACCTGCTGTTGCCTTATTTTAATAATTTGTCGGGCAAGCAAATTTACATCGGCTTCTTTCTTACTTTAAAAGCACTAATCGTTGAAATTGTGCTGACATTAACGGTAGGTATAGTTGCGGGTACTTACCCGGCTTTCTTTTTGTCATCATTTCAAATTATATCCATATTAAAGGGTAATAGTGGCGCACAGCCTGCAAACCGCGCCGGGCTGCGCAGCAGTTTAATCGTCTTGCAATTTGCGATATCAACCGCATTGATCATCGCGACATTCGTAGTGTACCAGCAGCTGCATTTTATGCAGGATAAAAAGCTTGGGTACGATAAAAACCAGGTACTGGTCATAAATGACACGTATACACTCGGCAATAACATTAACGCATTTAAACAGCAATTGTTAAATGATAACCGCATTGTTAGTGCTACTATATCGGGCAATGTGCCGGGGTATAATAACCAGGGCGGTACCGAAATATATGTTAAAGACCTTGCTGAAAAAGGTACAAGGAACGAAATTCAATGTGGTATATACTGGATTCAAAATTCTTATATCCCCACCCTCGGTATGCATCTTGCAAAAGGCCGTAATTTCTATCCGTCAGGGCCTGCGGATTCAGCTTCAGTTATCATCAACGAAGCAGCAGTGCGCGACCTTGGCTTTGGTAAATCCGATCCGATAGGCAAAACGATCATTCGCTCGGGCCAACGGCATTTTACGATCGTTGGTGTTGTTAAAGACTTTAATTATACCTCCGCGAAACAAAAAATTGCGCCGCTGATGATGCTGTCGTCAAATAACAGCAACGGTGCGATAATCGTGAGGATAAAAACAGCGGATGTTCACCAGCTCATCAATGACATTAAAAAACAGTGGA
This genomic window contains:
- a CDS encoding ABC transporter permease yields the protein MIKNFIITAWRSLKTNRVFSFINVFGLSVGLACCMLIGAYLYQELTYDRYAVNANQLYRVELHSNGNNSAADFPSVDVAVGQGIKNAFPEVLDFTRLTRRGPVFVKYAQNEFKENAISIADPNFFRLFSIPVIEGDGKTALTEPKSVVITKAFEKKYFGSSSGLGKAIIIGNDLVKVTGIINELPATSHFHADAFISMATYVTPNSRQTWSNVGYFTYLLLNKNADPKKLEAGFPQLVAKFVVPEIQHDMGVSLSEAQKSVNSFIFFLQPLTYIHLHSATKYEFEANGDIHYVYIFGALAIFILLLACINFTNLSTASATRRSKEIGIRKVLGSAKNSIVSQFLVESVMLTFLAMLIAIGLVYLLLPYFNNLSGKQIYIGFFLTLKALIVEIVLTLTVGIVAGTYPAFFLSSFQIISILKGNSGAQPANRAGLRSSLIVLQFAISTALIIATFVVYQQLHFMQDKKLGYDKNQVLVINDTYTLGNNINAFKQQLLNDNRIVSATISGNVPGYNNQGGTEIYVKDLAEKGTRNEIQCGIYWIQNSYIPTLGMHLAKGRNFYPSGPADSASVIINEAAVRDLGFGKSDPIGKTIIRSGQRHFTIVGVVKDFNYTSAKQKIAPLMMLSSNNSNGAIIVRIKTADVHQLINDIKKQWSSYNAGAPFSYSFLDDQFASLYKSEESTGRIFTSFAILALIIASLGLFGLAAFMIRQRVKEIGIRKVLGASTVTIIAMLSKEFLKLIVIASLIAFPLTWYAMHKWLEDFAYRVTVQWWVFLVAGAVALLVAAITISFQSIKAALANPVKSLRSE